The Kribbella sp. NBC_00662 nucleotide sequence GGATGTTGCGGCCGCGAATGCAGATGGTGTTCCAGAACCCGTACGGTTCACTGCTGCCGCATTTCAGCGCGATCGGGAATGTGATGGAGCCGCTGCGGTTGCACGAGCGCGGGGACAAGACGTCGCGTCGTACTCGCGCACTTGAGTTGCTGGATCTGGTGGGTATCAACACACGCAATGCGGAGCTGTATCCGCGGCAGTTCTCCGGCGGTCAACAGCAACGGATCGCGATCGCGCGTGCGCTGGCCCTGGAGCCCGACCTGCTCGTGTGCGACGAGCCGACGTCGTCGCTGGACGTGTCGATCCAGGCGCAGATCCTCGAGCTGTTCACAGACCTCCGGAACCGACTCGGCCTGTCCATTCTCTTCATCTCCCACAACCTCGCCGTGGTCGAACGACTGGCGGACCGGGTCGCGGTGATGAACAGAGGCCGTGTCGTCGAGGAGGCCCCTACGGAGGCCCTGTTCCGCACCCCAAAGGACAACTACACCCGCGAACTCCTCTCCGCCGTACTCCCCGTCCGCCAGGAGTAGCCCCTGCGTGCTCCTCGTACGCCGGGGTATCCTCCGCGTGCTGGCCCGCCCCGCCCGCCTGCCCCCGGCTCATCGCCGGTGCATTCTTCCCGCTGTTGTACTCGGAGGTTCAACCGTCTCTGGGTGAGGTGGCTGTCGTAGGGTGGGTGCCGATGTGCGTGATCGGCTCATCGCATGTGGGGGCGGGAGTGCTTGAGCTGTTGCCGGGGGGCTTCTAAGGGGGAAGAGCTCCGTGAGATCGGGGTTTCGAAGGCAACGTGGTGCGCTCTCCGTTGTGGTGGGTCGTGTTGTCTGCCTAGGTTCAGGAGTCGGCGATGGACGATGAGATTCAGCTGATCAGTGACGGTGACGGGTTGGCGGTCATCGGGGAGCCGGCGGCTGTTGAGCGCTTCCTGGTTTCCGAGGGGCTGCAATCGCAGGATCTCGGGCTGCCGCGGCTGGCGACTGTCCTCAGTGCCGGGTCCGCGGCCGCGCAGGCGGGTTCTGAGATCGCGGCCAACTCGGGTCGCTGGGTGAAGATGACCAAGGAGTCCGCGCAGCTCGCCGACAAGCTTGGGCTGAGGAGCTCGAAGAATGGTTTCGACACAGGTGTGCTGAAGGGAAGCCACGGTCAGATCAAAGGTTTCGTGGAGTTCACGAAGGGGGGCCTTCTGACGAACCCGGCGGTTCTGGCCGGCGCGGCGGGGATCATGGCGCAGCTTGCGATGCAGCAGACGATGGACGAGATCACCGACTATCTCGCCACGATCGACAAGAAAGTCGACGACGTACTGCGTGCTCAGAAGGACGCCGTGTTCGCGGATCTGATCGGCGTCGACTTCGTGCTCCAGGAGGCCCTGACCATCCGGGAGCAGGTGGGCGGCGTCTCCGAGGTCACGTGGTCCAAGGTCCAGTCCACCGCCTTCACGATCGCACGAACCCAGGCGTACACGCTGCGCCAACTCGACGCACTCGCGGAGAAGGTCGAGAACGAGTCGAAGATCGGCGATCTCGCGAAGACGGCCAAGGAAGCCAAGTCGAAGGTTCAGGAATGGCTGGCCGTTCTCGCCCGCTGCTTCCAGTTGCAGGACGCGATCGCCGTACTCGAACTCGACCGCGTACTGGACGCAGCTCCGGACGAGCTCGACCGCCACCGCCTCGCCCTCCGGGCCGCGCGCAACAACCGGTTGGATCTCATCTCCCGGAGCACCGAGCACCTGATGGCGCGCATGGATGCGGCGGCCGGTACGGCGAACACGAAGGTGCTGCTGCACCCGACCTCCTCCCGGGAGGTGGTTGATTCGAGCAACCACGTCGCGAACGCCGTCGTGGAGTTCCACGGGCGGCTCGGGATCGAGCGCGGTCGCGAGTCGCTGGAGGCGAGGAGGTGGACGGAGGCGGCCACCGAGGTGAGAGACAAAGCGTTCGACGCGGGAGCAGACGGCGTGGACGCGGCCAAGCGCCTCGGCAGCGGGACGTTCGACCTGGCCAAGTCGACGACGGGCAAGTTCTCCAGGGGACTCACCGATCGGGTACGCCGTCGGCGTACGGAGGACGAGGAATCCGACCAGGAAGACTGAGCCTGCGCAGGTGGTCGAGCCTGTCGGGGAGGTCTCGTAGTAGTTGGGCGATGGCGGCGTCGACCGTCGCGGGGTCGCCCATCCAGCGGGCCGCGGTGGCTTCGCCGAGTGAGACGCGGATCTGCTCGGCGAGAATCTGCAGGTGATTGCGGGTCACACTGAGGAAGAGATCCGGTCCGGGCCAGGCGAGTTCGCCGCCGGCTTCGACGTACGCGGTGAGGATCTTGTTGATCTGCTCGGGATCGCCGGCTCCGAAGATGTACGCGACTCGCGCTGCCTCGAGGGCGGCGCTGTCGGTGCGCACGCTGTCCCAGTCGACGAGGACGGGTCCGGTGGGGGACATGACGATGTTGTGGGTCTTGAAGTCGCCATGCGTTGTGACGATGTCGGGGGCTACGTCGAGCAGCTCGGTGATGCGTTCGGTGGCTGCGAGAATGTGCGGAAGGCCGGGCGTGCACAGATCCGCCCAGGGCATGTCACGGCCTCGGGCGTTGGCGAACCAGTCCTTCCAGGTCTGCGGTGATTGAATCGCGGCTCGCCACCACTCAGGCAAGCCGATCGGGCCGAGCGGCTGCAGCTGATGGATGTCCGCCATCGTTCGCCCGAGCCAGGTCGAGACGTCTCGGTCATCCGTCCGGTGCTCGATCCATCGGTAGACCCGAAACAGCCGATCCTCGATGCGCGTCAGCCAATCCAGGACCGGATCGATCGGCGCGACCGGCTCCGGCATGTTGACACCCGCCGTCCGCGCCTCGCGCTCGAACGCCATCGCGACCGCCAGCTGGTCGATCAGCTGTTCGTCGCTCCCCGGGAAATACCCTTTGACGAAGTAAGTTCCCCTCGAGGTCTCGAGCCGCCAGACGTCAGCACCACCCCGCCTGAAATGCACCAGCCCGCCATCGGCTTCACCCAAGCCGAACGCGACCACAACTTCCTCGGCAGACGGCGTGTACAACCTTCCTCCAGGATCCCTGCAACTACAGCAGATTCGTCGCCGATTCCAACGACAACCTGCAACCCAAGGTTCCTTACTGCAGCGCCTTGGTGATGGTGGCGGCGATTGATCGGGTTTGGGATTCGGTGCCTAGTAGGTAGGTCTGGGGGAGCCAGATGGTGTCGGCGGAGACTGTGTCGGCGTTGGGGCAGTCTGCGGTTGGGTACGGCTGGCTCAAGCGGTCTGCGATCGATTTTGATTCTCGGAGTACGGCGGTGTTGCGGTGGAGGGGGACGTAGCCGGAGGAGGCTCGGGTGAGACCGGTTGCGGCTAGGGCTTGTAGGACGGCGTCGCGGCGGCCGGGGAAGCGGAGCATGAAGAGGTGGCGGCCATGGGCGGTGATCGCGCGGTCTTCCGGGGCGAGGCGAATGCCGTCGACGTCACGCAGTAGGTCCGTGAGGAGGCCGGCGTTGCGCTCGCGGATCTCCTGGACGGCTGGATGGCGGCGGAGTTGGACCCGGAGGATCGCAGCCTGGAATTCGGTCAGCCGCAGGTTGTAGCCGACCGCCTCATGCTGATACCAGCCACCGCCCGGCACCCGGCCAACATTGACGAGGGAGTACAGCGCACCCGCCAGCTGCTCGTTGTCGGTGAGTACGGCGCCGCCCTCGCCGGCCGTGATGTTCTTGCTGCTCTGGAAGCTGAACGTACCGAGATCGCCGATCGCCCCAACCGGGCGTCCCTTGTACGCCGCACCATGTGCCTGAGCCGCATCCTCGACGATGGTCAGGCCGTGCCGCGTGCCGAGCGCGGTGAAAGCGTCGAGGTCAGCCGGACGACCGGCGAGGTGGACGACGATGACCGCCTTGGTCCGCTCGGTGATCGCCGCCTCCGTGGCGACCGGATCGAGTAGGTGGGTGTCCGGGTCCACATCGGCGAAGACCGGCACCGCACCCACGAACAAAGCCGCCGAGGCGGTCGCGATGAACGTGTACGGCGGCACGATCACCTCGTCGCCGATGCCCACACCCGCGGCCCGCAACGCCGCCGCGATCGCCAGCGTCCCGTTGCTCAGGCAGATCCCGTACGCCGCCTGCTGGTACGACGCGAACTCCCGCTCGAAGGTCGCGACGACATCCCCGCTCGTGCTGCCCCAGTGCCCCGAATGCAGCACCTCGAGCAGCGCCTTCGCCTCGTCGTCGTCGTACTGCGGCCAGTCCGGCATCATGGTGCGATCACCCATCTGTTGTCTCCGGCAACGATGTCTGCGGACAGTTCGACGAAGGTCCGACCGTGCCGGATCACTGTCCGGGCCGTTCCCTCGCCCTCTTTGACGATCGGATCGAAACCACCACCGGGTACGGCGAGCAGCACCGCGGCACCCGGCACCGGCTCAGTCGCCAACGCGCTCACCAGCACCCCGTCCGCGACCGGCTCGACCGACAGCGTGACGCCGCGCCGGCTCCGCTCCCACGCGTTGATCCGACCGGCAGTCCACCACGGCATCCCGCGCCGTCGCGCCTCGGCGGCAAGCTCGATACAGGCCGCCCGCGTGGCCGGCCGCTTGTGCAAGTGCGGCCCGTGGAACAGGAAGTGCGCGACACCGTGCACCGCCTGCGCCCCGTCCAGGATCACGTCCCGGACAGCGGTATGCCCGGCCCAGGCGAGATCCTGCGTGTGCAGCGGCAGATTCAGTACGTCGAACAACCGGTTGCCCTCAGCAACCGAACCCATCGGGTACGACACGTGCGCCGCACCGAACACGAACCCCACGTCCCCCTGCTTGCTCGGCCCACGCGACTCGTCGATCTGGATCCCGAGTCGCTCGCACCAGTGGTAGAACTCGGTCCAGCCTTCCCAACGTGTGTAGTGGTTCTTGTTCGAAATGATCTGCTCGGTGCCGGTGCCGGTGACGGCCTGCGCCCACGCGTACTGCGCCCGCATCTGCGGCCATCCCCAGACCGCAAGGTCGGCGTCGCCCATCGCGTTGTAATGCAGGGCATTCTCGTGTCCCGCAGCCGTGATCGCCGCGTGCAGTTCAGCGGAGTACCCGCCGGGGAACACGTGGCACCAGGTCACCTCGACGTCGGCCTCCGCGAACGCGGCCAGCGCCGCCTCGCCCTCGTCTTCCTCGTTGCCGTCGGAGTCGTGCGACATGTGCGCGACCGCGTCGACCCCGGCCGGCCAGTAGCCGAGCCAAGGCACGACGGCGCCGGCCTGTTCGGCGCCCCACCACAGGCTCTGCGCGAACAGCGAGCACCACCAGTCGGCCTGCGGCTGGTCGAACATCGGTACGGCGCTCGGCGGCGGATAAGTGTGCTCGAACGGCTCGACCAACTCCGGCTCGCCCGGCGGCATCGCCCGGTCCCGTTCGAAGCTGAGCGTCATCCCGTCCTCGGCCTTGAGGACGCCGTCGTCGATCGGCGCGGTACCGTCCGCGGCCGGCTCGCCGTCGGCGCTCACGGCATACCCCTGCTGGATGCGGACGATGCTCTGCCAGAGGTCGACGCCGTACGTCAGCACAGCTCCCGCACCGAGCCGGCGCAGCGTGATCGCGGCCTCGCCCGAAGACTCCCAGCGCGCGAGTACCTCGACATCCGCGCCCGTGAGCCGACTCCCGCCGACGGCGTGCAGCGCGACAGGTGGTCGAGACGACCAAACCGCGCTCTCCGCCACCACAACGTGGTCCTCCGGCACCGAGCCGTCCGCCGATACCCCGGCGAGTCCGGAGAGTGGGCCGGGGTCGCCAACCTGGATCAGTACGCCGCCGTCGCGCACCCACTGCTCAAGCCCAGGGTCGGCCGCAGCGGTCGTCGCGAAGATCAGGATGCCATCCGAAACTGGAGCTTCGGACAAGGAGATTGTCCGGTACGGCAGACGCAGATGTCCCAGCACCTCATCCAGATAGACCCACCAGGCGTCTTGACTCGCCTGGTGGGCCTGCTCTGTCGCCATCCGGTTGTCCACCACCGCGACCGCGCGACGTTCTGGCACGCGGTCAACCCTGCCGCACCCCTCGACGTTCGGCAAGACCTAAATATCAGTTATGGACGTCCGCAATAATGAACGGTGTCAGTGCTTCGGGTAGGCCGCGTCGACCTCGACTTCGACGAGCCAGCCGGAGACCGGGAGGTTCTCGATCTCGAGGGCGAAGCGGGACGGGCGGGACGGATTGACCACGAAGGGTTTGGCGGGTGGCGCCGTACCCAGTGGGACCGGGACGTACTTGCCGGTGGTGAGGTCGGTGTTGGCGAAGTACTGGCGATATGCGCGGTTCCAGCCTGCGAAGTCGGCGCTGGTGGCGCCGGACGGGTTCTGCAAGAACACGCGCATCGTGTAGACGTCGGCGTACGACAACCCTGCTGCCTGCAGGTTCTCGCCGATGCGGCGGAGGACGTTGATGCCCTGCGCCTCGGTGATCGTGACGCCTGCCGGTAGCGCGCCGCCCGGAAAGACGGCGGTGTCGATGTACGACTCCTCGGACCCGGACGGCGCGCCGCTGTTCAGGGCCGACGGGCCGATGCCGCTGGTCTTGTAGAGCGGTGTGTTGGCGCCGATCGCGACACCGCTGGCGATCATCGGGTTGGATTGCCCGGCGGGCAATGCCGGGACGACGGTGCCGGGCTTCGGCGGCTGCGGCTTGTTCCACCAGCCGGCCGCCGTCCCGGCGCCGGCGCTGAAGGACACGACCAGAGCGACGGACCCGACGAGCAGACGAGTTTTCATCGATCCGCCACCACCCGGCTGTGCAGCGCGGTCACCGTCGCCCGGGCCGACGTGATCGCTCCGTGCTGCCAGG carries:
- a CDS encoding DegT/DnrJ/EryC1/StrS family aminotransferase, with the protein product MGDRTMMPDWPQYDDDEAKALLEVLHSGHWGSTSGDVVATFEREFASYQQAAYGICLSNGTLAIAAALRAAGVGIGDEVIVPPYTFIATASAALFVGAVPVFADVDPDTHLLDPVATEAAITERTKAVIVVHLAGRPADLDAFTALGTRHGLTIVEDAAQAHGAAYKGRPVGAIGDLGTFSFQSSKNITAGEGGAVLTDNEQLAGALYSLVNVGRVPGGGWYQHEAVGYNLRLTEFQAAILRVQLRRHPAVQEIRERNAGLLTDLLRDVDGIRLAPEDRAITAHGRHLFMLRFPGRRDAVLQALAATGLTRASSGYVPLHRNTAVLRESKSIADRLSQPYPTADCPNADTVSADTIWLPQTYLLGTESQTRSIAATITKALQ
- a CDS encoding Rid family hydrolase, producing MKTRLLVGSVALVVSFSAGAGTAAGWWNKPQPPKPGTVVPALPAGQSNPMIASGVAIGANTPLYKTSGIGPSALNSGAPSGSEESYIDTAVFPGGALPAGVTITEAQGINVLRRIGENLQAAGLSYADVYTMRVFLQNPSGATSADFAGWNRAYRQYFANTDLTTGKYVPVPLGTAPPAKPFVVNPSRPSRFALEIENLPVSGWLVEVEVDAAYPKH
- a CDS encoding phosphotransferase enzyme family protein, which produces MYTPSAEEVVVAFGLGEADGGLVHFRRGGADVWRLETSRGTYFVKGYFPGSDEQLIDQLAVAMAFEREARTAGVNMPEPVAPIDPVLDWLTRIEDRLFRVYRWIEHRTDDRDVSTWLGRTMADIHQLQPLGPIGLPEWWRAAIQSPQTWKDWFANARGRDMPWADLCTPGLPHILAATERITELLDVAPDIVTTHGDFKTHNIVMSPTGPVLVDWDSVRTDSAALEAARVAYIFGAGDPEQINKILTAYVEAGGELAWPGPDLFLSVTRNHLQILAEQIRVSLGEATAARWMGDPATVDAAIAQLLRDLPDRLDHLRRLSLPGRIPRPPYADGVPDR
- a CDS encoding ATP-binding cassette domain-containing protein produces the protein MPDELVRAESVSKVFHTRAGEVRAVDDVSLTVHRGETLGLVGESGSGKSTVARLMMGLQTCTSGRVVFDGKDLGRLPARELRMLRPRMQMVFQNPYGSLLPHFSAIGNVMEPLRLHERGDKTSRRTRALELLDLVGINTRNAELYPRQFSGGQQQRIAIARALALEPDLLVCDEPTSSLDVSIQAQILELFTDLRNRLGLSILFISHNLAVVERLADRVAVMNRGRVVEEAPTEALFRTPKDNYTRELLSAVLPVRQE